Proteins from one Corynebacterium epidermidicanis genomic window:
- a CDS encoding YdhK family protein, with amino-acid sequence MNRRARFASAVLVTVALGLTGCANTQKDSTTKVDTATKAPSVSHEGHNHGADGGAAPAGMTKAASPKFTTGQHVTLQADHMPGMQGADATIVAAYDTHTYSVTYTPTTGGAQVNDHKWVVQEELLNQSQPAKPGDQVTLNADHMTGMKGAVATVDSVVTEPVYMVDVTSGEMPMKNHKWVTESEIKAK; translated from the coding sequence ATGAACCGCCGCGCTCGTTTCGCTTCCGCTGTTCTCGTCACTGTCGCCCTGGGGCTGACCGGATGCGCGAACACGCAAAAAGACTCCACGACGAAGGTTGACACTGCGACCAAGGCGCCGTCGGTAAGCCATGAGGGCCACAACCACGGTGCAGATGGCGGGGCGGCCCCAGCGGGCATGACGAAGGCAGCATCGCCTAAGTTCACGACCGGGCAGCATGTCACGTTGCAGGCTGACCACATGCCAGGCATGCAAGGTGCGGACGCCACCATCGTCGCAGCGTACGACACGCACACCTACTCCGTGACGTACACGCCGACCACCGGCGGCGCGCAGGTCAACGACCACAAGTGGGTGGTGCAGGAGGAACTGCTCAACCAGTCTCAGCCAGCAAAGCCTGGTGATCAGGTGACCCTCAACGCTGACCACATGACGGGTATGAAAGGCGCCGTTGCGACAGTCGATAGCGTGGTCACCGAGCCTGTCTACATGGTGGACGTGACCTCCGGCGAGATGCCGATGAAGAACCACAAATGGGTCACCGAATCTGAAATCAAGGCAAAGTAG
- a CDS encoding PepSY-associated TM helix domain-containing protein has product MSKAGLLVGPFIAVATFTGLVYAFAPTIEEVVYHDAYTATSNHPARPLDEQVQAAWKMHPELPLSGVQRSDDPTKTTRVLFQDPSLPSSSYRQAVFVDPGDLDIKGDMTQYGSSNASPLRAWLSEGHRRLWLDDAGRWYSELAASWLGAIAVAGLLLTLRSRPSKRRGAVWHRRLGLWLIPGMLFLTFTGLTWSGIAGENIGELRKQLQWTAPTTAASPVPAGVVMDVQGVMDAARADGPTGLIEAKPGAQPTDSWVVQEARAPYRLDLDKVTINPVTERVEERVPFSDWPLPAKITEWLINLHMGFLFGIWSELALGLLAAGILMVVTLGYYLWFKAIRAGRSWVPARGALSWWGVLILLAYSMLAPLFGGSLLLFFAVELLLSWRGRLSRQRKA; this is encoded by the coding sequence ATGTCTAAAGCCGGCCTGCTGGTCGGCCCCTTCATCGCAGTAGCCACCTTCACCGGCTTGGTCTACGCCTTCGCCCCAACCATTGAAGAGGTGGTGTACCACGATGCCTACACCGCCACGTCCAACCATCCCGCCCGACCCCTCGACGAACAAGTGCAGGCCGCTTGGAAAATGCACCCTGAGCTGCCCTTGAGTGGAGTGCAGCGCAGCGACGACCCAACCAAAACCACCCGCGTCCTCTTTCAGGATCCGTCGCTGCCCAGCTCCTCCTATCGGCAGGCGGTATTCGTCGATCCCGGCGACCTTGACATCAAAGGCGACATGACCCAATACGGCAGCTCGAACGCCTCCCCTCTGCGCGCCTGGCTATCCGAAGGACATAGACGCCTGTGGCTTGACGACGCCGGCCGCTGGTACTCCGAACTCGCAGCCTCGTGGTTGGGTGCGATCGCGGTGGCTGGCCTACTCCTTACGCTGCGCTCACGCCCGTCGAAACGCCGAGGTGCGGTGTGGCATCGCAGGCTTGGCTTGTGGTTGATCCCCGGAATGCTCTTCCTCACGTTCACCGGGCTGACCTGGTCCGGCATCGCGGGTGAAAATATCGGCGAGCTGCGCAAACAACTCCAATGGACGGCACCGACCACCGCGGCTTCACCTGTACCGGCCGGTGTCGTGATGGATGTCCAGGGCGTCATGGATGCCGCGCGTGCGGACGGCCCCACCGGCCTCATCGAAGCGAAACCCGGAGCTCAACCGACTGACTCCTGGGTTGTCCAGGAGGCGCGCGCTCCCTATCGTCTCGACCTAGACAAGGTTACGATCAACCCCGTCACCGAGCGCGTGGAGGAGCGAGTCCCATTTTCCGACTGGCCTCTGCCCGCCAAGATCACCGAATGGCTGATCAACCTTCACATGGGATTCCTGTTCGGCATCTGGTCCGAACTGGCCCTTGGACTCCTGGCCGCCGGCATCCTAATGGTGGTTACGCTGGGTTACTACCTATGGTTCAAGGCGATTCGCGCCGGGCGTAGCTGGGTGCCCGCGCGCGGGGCACTGAGCTGGTGGGGCGTGCTAATCTTGCTGGCTTATAGCATGCTCGCGCCGCTCTTTGGCGGGAGCCTGTTGTTATTTTTTGCCGTTGAGCTGCTGCTAAGCTGGAGAGGTCGATTGTCCCGTCAACGAAAGGCTTAA
- the thiE gene encoding thiamine phosphate synthase: MDRTQRLNALQTSRLYLCTDARTEQGDLREFLHACFAGGVDIIQLRDKKIEARAEISALEVLAEVAAEHGCMFAVNDRADIARIVGADVFHVGQGDLSPTQARTILGPDVIMGRSNNSVAQFTDSLADPELDYAVIGPVWPTPTKPGRPAVGLDVVREVATLIDAHPAPKPWFAIGGISTETVSDVLDAGASRIVVVRALTHATDPEEVAGLLREKVATHGN; the protein is encoded by the coding sequence ATGGATCGCACGCAACGCCTAAATGCCCTTCAGACTTCCCGTTTGTACCTCTGTACTGATGCCCGCACCGAGCAGGGTGATCTCCGCGAATTTCTGCATGCGTGCTTCGCGGGCGGGGTAGACATCATCCAGCTGCGCGACAAGAAGATCGAGGCCCGCGCAGAGATTAGCGCGCTTGAGGTGCTTGCCGAGGTCGCCGCCGAACATGGCTGCATGTTCGCGGTCAATGATCGCGCCGACATCGCCCGAATCGTCGGCGCCGACGTCTTCCATGTAGGCCAGGGCGACCTCTCCCCCACCCAAGCCAGGACGATCCTGGGCCCGGACGTAATCATGGGCCGGTCTAACAATTCGGTGGCGCAATTTACCGACTCCCTCGCTGACCCCGAGCTCGACTACGCAGTCATCGGCCCAGTCTGGCCCACCCCCACCAAGCCGGGGCGCCCGGCAGTGGGCCTCGACGTGGTGCGCGAGGTAGCCACGCTTATTGACGCCCACCCCGCCCCGAAACCGTGGTTCGCTATCGGTGGCATCTCCACCGAAACCGTGTCGGATGTGCTGGATGCCGGCGCCTCGCGCATCGTGGTGGTGCGTGCGCTGACGCACGCCACTGACCCTGAAGAAGTCGCTGGTTTGTTGCGGGAAAAGGTGGCTACTCACGGGAATTAG
- the thiO gene encoding glycine oxidase ThiO has product MLDVAIVGGGIIGLSTAWVLLKRGYNVQVFDPDPASQASFAAAGMLAPVSEVVWDQPGLYPLMRRSRELFPDFAAAVAEESGMDVGYLPSETLVCAGDNADRVYLRELIELQSSIGEVTLLSAREARALEPGLGPGVVGAVHIPGDHQVDPRKFCAALLRILDDRVVRAKVVDAKQGAITLDDGTVVTADKVVLANGLAATDFVDLPLRPVHGDVLRLRVPKHAMPLVSRTVRAVVRGRPVYVVPRSDNQIVLGATSREDSLWGVSAEGVHQLLRDAHHIVPGIWECEIEEMTARARPGSPDDIPFIGEVSPGLIVSTGYFRHGILLSAIGAELTADVVCEKPLPTDFAEAVDVFRYGME; this is encoded by the coding sequence GTGTTAGACGTCGCTATTGTTGGGGGCGGAATAATTGGGTTGTCTACCGCGTGGGTGCTGCTTAAACGCGGATACAACGTGCAGGTCTTCGACCCAGACCCAGCCTCGCAAGCTAGTTTCGCCGCAGCTGGGATGCTCGCGCCCGTCTCGGAAGTAGTGTGGGATCAACCCGGCCTCTACCCGCTAATGCGTCGCTCCCGCGAGCTCTTCCCCGATTTCGCCGCCGCCGTAGCCGAAGAATCCGGCATGGACGTTGGCTACCTACCCTCCGAAACGCTCGTGTGCGCGGGCGACAACGCTGACCGTGTCTACCTGCGAGAACTTATCGAGCTGCAGTCCTCCATCGGCGAAGTCACCCTGCTCAGCGCTCGCGAAGCACGCGCACTGGAACCAGGCCTTGGGCCCGGGGTTGTCGGCGCCGTCCACATCCCCGGCGACCACCAAGTCGACCCCCGCAAGTTCTGCGCCGCCCTGCTGCGCATTCTCGACGACCGCGTGGTGCGCGCGAAGGTAGTGGACGCAAAGCAAGGTGCAATCACCCTCGACGACGGCACCGTGGTGACAGCGGACAAGGTGGTACTAGCAAACGGGCTCGCTGCCACAGACTTCGTAGACCTGCCGCTGCGCCCCGTACACGGCGATGTGCTGCGGTTACGGGTGCCTAAGCATGCCATGCCCCTGGTGAGCCGGACGGTCCGGGCCGTAGTTCGTGGGCGGCCCGTGTACGTCGTGCCACGCTCAGACAACCAGATCGTCCTCGGGGCTACCTCGAGGGAAGATTCGCTGTGGGGTGTGTCCGCGGAAGGCGTTCACCAGCTGCTGCGCGACGCACACCACATCGTGCCAGGTATCTGGGAATGTGAAATCGAGGAAATGACCGCCCGCGCCCGCCCCGGCTCTCCCGACGACATCCCGTTCATCGGAGAAGTATCCCCGGGGCTGATCGTGTCCACAGGTTACTTCCGGCACGGCATTTTGCTTTCCGCGATCGGCGCGGAACTCACGGCTGACGTAGTCTGTGAAAAGCCCCTCCCGACCGATTTTGCGGAGGCAGTTGATGTATTTCGATATGGAATGGAATAG
- the thiS gene encoding sulfur carrier protein ThiS, with protein sequence MTTLNGNPHTPPAGQTIAELVQEVTGTDKGVAVAVDGAVVPRSRWKATPAAGEIEIVTAAQGG encoded by the coding sequence ATGACCACCTTGAATGGCAACCCACACACCCCACCAGCGGGTCAGACGATCGCAGAGTTAGTCCAGGAAGTTACCGGCACCGATAAGGGAGTTGCTGTCGCTGTTGATGGCGCTGTAGTGCCGCGCAGCCGGTGGAAAGCCACCCCGGCAGCCGGGGAGATTGAGATCGTTACTGCAGCTCAGGGAGGTTAG
- a CDS encoding thiazole synthase, translating to MGTGGATSLDTLESALVESGTQLTTVAMRRFDPATGNSIFEMLRRNNIAALPNTAGCFTAREAVLTAELAREALETNLIKLEVIADEDTLLPDAVELVDAADQLVARGFEVLAYTSDDPALARRLEELGCVAVMPAGAPIGTGLGILNPHNIELIVERARVPIILDAGIGTASDAALAMELGCDGVLLASAVTRAHNAVQMARAMRLAVEAGYLAREAGRIPRRTLAQASSSFDGLIDG from the coding sequence ATGGGCACTGGTGGCGCCACGTCCCTAGACACGCTGGAGTCCGCCTTGGTGGAATCCGGCACCCAGCTGACGACGGTAGCGATGCGGCGCTTCGACCCCGCCACCGGAAATTCCATCTTTGAGATGTTGCGCCGTAATAACATCGCTGCTCTGCCCAACACTGCCGGTTGTTTCACTGCCCGCGAGGCGGTGCTCACCGCGGAGCTGGCGCGCGAGGCCCTGGAGACGAACCTCATCAAGCTTGAGGTGATCGCCGATGAGGATACGCTGTTGCCGGATGCCGTCGAGCTGGTCGATGCCGCCGATCAGCTGGTAGCGCGCGGATTCGAAGTCCTGGCCTACACCTCCGACGATCCGGCGTTGGCCCGCCGTCTCGAGGAGCTGGGTTGCGTCGCCGTCATGCCAGCCGGCGCTCCGATCGGCACGGGGCTCGGGATCCTCAACCCCCACAACATCGAGCTGATCGTGGAGCGCGCCCGCGTGCCGATCATCCTGGATGCCGGGATCGGCACCGCTTCAGATGCGGCACTCGCCATGGAATTGGGCTGCGATGGCGTGCTCCTGGCCTCAGCGGTGACCCGAGCACATAACGCCGTGCAGATGGCCCGGGCCATGAGGCTTGCAGTGGAGGCCGGTTACCTTGCGCGGGAGGCCGGGCGGATTCCACGTCGTACGCTCGCGCAGGCCAGCTCGAGCTTTGACGGGCTAATCGATGGATAG